The genomic stretch ttgttgcatcagatttcttcattacagcaggtttccagattttggcccacgggcgagctgaaacttcggcggagcaccacactcaaaccaGAGCTCGGATCGACGTCAGATTTTGGGGGTTTTGCAGCCCAAGCCTGGCCGACCAATGCCTAGGAATCCGTTTCTGGATTCCGTCCCCCACCACACGTGCGACCAGCCTTAGGCGCACGTGCGCCCGCACCTGGCTCGCTGTCCACACGCAGGGACTGTCTCGGGTTCAGGTTTCTTCctattttcctctcttttatACATGATTTCATAAATCCTGACCCTAGATTAcattatccctaattgatttgcctctTTTCTCATcccagggttccttgaattgagattggggaatcccttagattagggactgattcttataCATGTGTgggtgatttctatttccctttgtttggtttataattttcattgatccagccctaacgtatgtaggcctggatccgcatagattcccctttaattgaatgtttggattttcctgtgggatgtggaatttgtgtgattgtttctgaattggtgtgatctaagcctgaaatcttgcatatcatatttaaattcatgtcctgcatcagtacGGGGCGAGCTCTAAACAAATCTGGTTTTTATTTATTCGTCGGTGAAATAAAAAAATGGTTAATTTGATTGTACATTGTACTTCCTTGAATCAAGAATTTCAATAATTGGTGTTAGAGtcaattgtttatttatttatttttttaaatttttatttaaattccattatttcatgtttttcttatcACGATACGGCTTATTGAGATTAGAGCATTGATCTAGTTAGCGCGTGCTTTGAATCTACAAGAGCCTTGAATGATATCATCTTAGGTTATGCGGGTTGTGTATATTAGGAAACAAGTgtgaatacttttttttttctctctttcgaTATCCATTAGGACCATTATAATAATGCACTTGAGGAAGAAAGGATGATTCTCCACAAATATCTTCTTCCCCATCTTCACAAGAGAGGCATAGGTTGCAGCATCATTGATCCTCATGTGAGCATATGAAATCTTGATTAAAATCTGACCATGTTGTAGTTCGTGTCATATTGATGCATGCCTATATGGGAGGGACAACCTTGATTGCCTACTTCCCAAGATTGTGGAAACTATCGTTGTTGTAGTCGCAATATCTATGGATGTGGACATGAGTTTCTATTATTTTCCAAACCGCATACACAAAAATGGGGAGGCACATGCGCAGTAGCCATTGTGACCAAGGTCGTGGCAACATGCTTGTTGCTACAGTACAACATGATCGTGCGAAGGATGTCTTTCCTACAACCCTCTAACAAAATTCTGTAAAGCTTTTCACCAGATACTTTTCTGCAAGAACACTGACCTATCAAAACATTTCATGAGGCATTTTATTTGCCCTTCAGAGAAACATCTCCACCTTAAATATATTGTTGACCTCCTCTACCTAATCAAGGTTTATCCACATCCCCATATCATTAAGCTTTCCTATCTTCATACTAATCCACGTGTATTCCATCTATTAAGCTCATATTAATCTGCTGATTTCTTCTACAAAAAAATTCTGGGAAGACAACTACACTACCAGATTGCACTATGATTCTATGAATCCATGCAGATCTCTCGAACTGTCTATTGCTCCACCTAACATTGATATAGCCTGCACCCTCTTTTATCGAAGTTGCTTTGCTCCTCAAATCTCTTACCTCAGAGCTCTTCTTATCACCTTTGTTCTAGGCCAATGGTTCCTTTGCTATTATCACCTTTCCCAATGCGTTCTTCCCAGTTCCTGGCATTGGCTGAGATTTGGGCTCTGTTAGCTTTGTGACTGCTCTTGCCTCCCCTCCTAAATTCCAATCCTCAGCTTCTTTCACCCAGATTTTTTACACATCTTTTTGTCACCCACCTGTATTGCTTTCTGCACTACTATTTTCATCTCATACATTGCAAATGTAAATCCCCAACAATACTGGGATGTCTCTCTTGCTATGTGTCACTTCATAATCCCTACTATAAAAAATTGTGCAAATCAATCATTGTGAGCGTTCTTTACAATATAAACACTGAAGAACCCATCATTGGATTTAGAAATAAAGTTTGAAACATGGTTTTGTGAAGTTGAATCACTTGAGTTTTCAGTTGCATGGTGAAAGAGGGAGTGTGGATTCAAGGAATCGAAAGAGGTGAAGGGGATCAACAGCAAGAGGAAAGGAGGACATGTTGTTTAGAGGCTTTACCTCTGAGGTGTGTCTTCCTTGAGCTGAGGGAAGATTACCTGTGCTCTTCGTTGAGTAGAGGTAGATATTTATTGGAACTTTGGCAGATATGGCAAGATGTTTGAAGTGCTGGTTCCTTGACCAAGGCAAGATGTTTGAACTGCTGGTTCCTTGACCAAGGAATTGGCGGTCATATGAGGCTTTACGCTCATTCATTTTAATGTTGAGGAAGCTAATGATGCTATCGAAGGAATGGACAATAGGTGTTTGACTGGAAGAAGTATGTCTTTCCACTATGTTCTATATGGGCTGGAGCTTTACTAGCATTTCCGATCGGGAAACCTTTCATAAAGCAAGGTTCAATTCCTAACCTTGACGTGGAGAGATAGCTTCCATCTTTTGGCACAACTAGCACAGCTGTGAAGAGCTCCTTCAATGCATCTTCAGGTGATGGTAGAGCTTTCCTTGATGCGTTCAAGCCAGGGCCAAAATCTCGAGGGGTTTGTTCTTCAGATTTGAATAGAAAAGATCAGGTAAATGGGTTGATCGAGAAAAGGGTTGCATGGGTGGAAGGTTAACGTGATTAGGTAGATCAAAATGGCTCCTTTGATTGTGAAGGAGTTGTTAACAATCTCGAGGGATTGTTCTTCAGCTTTGAATAGAAAAGATCGGGTAAATGGGTTGATCGAGATAAGGGTTGCGTGGGTGGAAGGTTAACGTGATTAGGTAGATCAAAATGGCTCCTTTGATAGTCAAGGAGTTGTGAAGGAAGCTCGATGTAAGTGATTGAAGAATTTCTCTGAGAAATTCGGGTGAAGGTAGTTAAGGAGAATCCTTAGCAAAGCTTGACTTAGGTGGTGGACAAATAATGGAGGCGTAATAGAGTAGCATGGGATGGGTGTCCGAAGTTGTTTAACAGTTTGTTCTCTTTATTTGTTGCGGACTTATTGGAGACTTGGTCTGTCCCTGATTTTTTCTGTCATTTCGGCAAAAGTTTGGTAAGGTTGTTGATGCCTCATTGCCTAGGATGGACTCTACAGTGATTTGTTGTATTACACTTGTTCAATGCAATGGCAACATTGATGTTTGATGATGAGAGAGGGGATTGAATGGGAACTTATTGATGAAAAATCTATCAGGGTGATGGTTGCCAAGTATGGTCCCAAATATTTGTGGGGCTAGAGGAAACGGAGGCTTACTTGAGCTTTTACCTGTCGTCATCTTCTTTAGGGCCTCCGCCTAATGATCCAACAAGCTCTAGGGAGCCTACTTGCTTTGCCATCCTGGCTTCGAACTTCCAAAGCGGCTTTGGTAAGGAGGGACCTAGCTCGCAGAGATCCCTAGCTCCATATTGGTAGGATCCATCTGCTTCCTTAGCCCTCTTTCTCCATGCTTCCTAGGATGGACTGATGTGAATCATTGTAATTTTCAGGTTTGTGTGGGTAATGAAGTGGTAGAAGAAAGAATATTGCTTAGAAATTCTCTGTCAGGCTTCTTGAATGTTGATGTTGAGGATTCCACTCTTTAATGCAATAAAGCGGGAGATGCAAGGAGAATTAGATGTTTGCTTACCTCTTGTAATATGAATTCTGAGGCCGTGGTCTAGGAGGGTATTCATATGGGAAGCAAGGTATCATGGTTTTGTCTTTGTAGTATCCCTCTCTCTACGAGTGGTTTTAAGAATCCTGCTATACTTGGTGTTTGTGCGTGGGTGAAGCCTTAGACGTGGATGCCACATCTATCATTGAAGATTAGATGGAGTTTGCCAGGGTCAAAATTGTCAGAttttctattattgtatttcttTTATACTTTCTTTACGgagatattgtacaaatatatagggagattaacaaccctattcttggctatacatagatattgtacaatcacgaatataatctttctgattttctcttaattgacaactcacgccaacactccccctcaagtggaAGCATCCAAATCTTCAATGCGCAACTTGTTAGTGAGTTGTAGAAATCCTTACTTGATACGGCCTTTGTAAGAATATCCGCTGGTTGGTCTTTGGACTTCATGAAtggaaattgaattattttagCTTCGAGATTTTCTTTGATAAAGTGTCTGTCAACCTCCACGTGTTTGGTACGATCATGCTGGATTGGATTGTGAACAATGGCGATAGCTGCCTTGTTATCACAAAAGAGGTCCATCTCGGATGTAGGAGCAAACCCAATTTCGGTTAGAAGTCTTTTGAGCCACAGGAGTTCACAAAGTTGTTTAGCCATTCCACGGAACTCGGCTTCAGTACTTGATAATGCCACCATTTTTTGCTTCTTACTTCTTCATGTAACAAGATTCCCTCCAACAAACATGAAGTATCCTGAGGTGGATCTTCTGTCTGTGGTATTCCCCACCCAATTTGCGTCTGTATAACCATTAACTCTGAGATGGTTATTTTTCGAAAACATAAGCCCTTTTCCTGGAGAGGATTTTAAGTATCGTAAAATCCGGATCACCGCCTCCATATGATCCTTACTAGgttgatgcatgaattgacttactACACTCACTGCGTAGGCAATATCTGGACGAGTATGGGAGAGGTAAATAAGTTTACCAACTAATCTCTGGTACCTTCCTTTGTCCGTTGGCATTTGGCTTGGATATTCTCTGAGCTTGTGGTTCTGAATGATTGGAGTGTCTGCTGGCTTACAATCTAACATTCCAACCTCACATAGTAAGTCTAATATATATTTTCGCTGAGAAAGAAATATGCCTCGCCTTGATCTAGCAAACCTCTATTCCCAGGAAATATTTGAGTCCTCCTAGATTTTTCATCTCGAACTCGACGGCCAATTGTTTCTGAAGCTTAGTGATTTCCTCCTTATAATCCCCTATGATgatcatatcatcaacatatacaaTTAAAGCTGTTACCTTGCCCCATTGGTGCTTCAGAAATAATGTATGATCTGAATTACTTTGGTGGAAGCCATACTTCTTCATTGCCAGACTGAACCTCCCAAACCATGCTCGAggtgattgttttaatccatacagtgCTCGCTGCAATTTGCACAGAACTTCAACATTTGAAGATGCTGTGTAGTCTGGAGGGGTATCCATGTAGACTTCCTCTTCAAGATTACCATGGAGAAATGCGTTCTTTACATCAAACTGGTGCAATGGCTAGTCCAAGTTGGCTGCGAGAGATAACAGGACTCTGACTGTATTTAACTTGGCTACCGGCGAAAAAGTTTCTTGATAATCTACGCCATATGTCTGAGTGTATCCCTTTGCGACTAGCCTTGCCTTGTATCGTTCTATAGATCCATCTGCCTTGTGTTTAACAGAGAAGACCCATTTGCACCcgactgtttttgtttttttttccctttgggCAATGGAACCAAGGTCCATATTTGATTCTTTAGTAGTGCTCCCATTTCTTCCTCTATTGCCTGTGTCCACTTGAGATCAGCTAAAGCTTCTTGAACTGTAGTGAGAATATGACATGCGGACAACTCGTGTGAGAATGTCTTGAGAGGTTCAGGTAGCTTTTCGGTGGAAACATAGTTGGCAATTGGATACCTCGACCTTCTTTCCTCAATGTCTGGAGAGTATCTGTTTGGTGGCTTGCCACGGTTATGCCTGAAAGGTAAGGTATACCCAGCAGACATATCTATGTTATTCATAAATGAGGGTGTAGTGAAATTGCTTACCTCAGGAATATTCTTAGAAGATAGGTCTGCAGGCACTGAGAGATGGGGGGATTCGGGTTTTTCTCCTGATGATGTGAGCTCATTTGTTGAAGACCCTCTAGATTTAGAGGATATGTCACGCCCTGAAGATGTATTTGTTGATTCATCGCCAATTATTGGTGTGTCAATTCCGATCTTCAAGCCAGTCAAAACTCAGCCAATTCAACTCTTCATCTAGTGTCTCCCCCTGAAGAGAAGAAGTGGATGCCGAAGAAGGATAAAACGGTTGGATTCCAGAAAGGTGACATCTATAGTCACATAGGTACGCTTGGTAGTAGGATCATAGCAACGATAGCCTTTTTGATGCGTAGCATAGCCTAAGAAGAGGCACCGAAGGGCACATGGGTCAAGTTTGATGCGCTGGTTCTTATGGAGGTGCACATACGCCACACACCCAAATATGCGAGGAGGGAGCATTAGGGCTGTAGGTAGAGAGACCGAGGCTGACAGAGACTGTAATGGGGTCTTAAAATGTAATATTTTGGAAGGAAGGCGATTGATTAAATGTACGACAGTGGTAATAGCATCGGGCCAATGCCGTGTGGGAACATGAGCGCCTAGAAGGAGAGCCCGGGCAGTCTCAAGAATATGCCGATTCTTCCGTTCAGCGACTCTATTTTGTTGAGGGATTTGAGGACATGAGGTCTCATGAATAAGACGGTGTTGTTGAAAATAGGAATGAAAGTGGTGATTaatatattcaccaccattgtcagagcGGAGAATCCGAATCTGAGCTGAAAACTGGGTCTGAACCATAACATGAAATGACTGAAAGATACAAAACACTTCATCCTtatgtttcatcaaatatagtCAGGTCATCTGGGTGcaatcatcaacaaatatcaCAAACCATCGTGCATTAGATATAGTAGAAAAAGGAGAGGGTCCCCATACATTAgaatgaatcaaagcaaaaggtGTATCACTTTTATTCATACTTAATGGATAAATATCACGATGACTTTTGGCTAAAATACAAATCTCATAGTGAAAATCAGAAGTCTCTACATTAGAGAATAAATCAGGAAATAAATGCCATAAATACCCAAATGACGGATGTCTTAAACGACGATGCCACAGCCAAATTTGTCGAGCCTTGGAACCAAGTGTAGAAGACACGTGATGCGCACGACCTAAATCGAAATCTTCCATGTAGTATAATCCCCCCTCTTAGTACCACGCCCAATTATctccttggtgagaatatctTGAATAAGACAAAAATCGGAAAACATTAGCACCACACAATTTAGAGTTGTAGTAACTTGGGTAACAGATAATAGTTTGTGAGATAAAGAGGGAACAAGCAGAGTGTTGGGTAAATGAAGAGAGGGTGATAGGGTTACAGATCCGGCTCCTGTGACAGGTGAGGTCACTCCATTAGCATTTGCAATGCTGGTGCGCCTtggaggtgagtgatgggagaaATCCGTGGGATCAAACGTCATATGATCTGTGGCCCCAGAGTCAAGGAGCCAATCACTACTGTCCACATTATGGCGACGACTAAGTAAGACATGACAGAGGTTACCTGGATCCGCAGGAGAGAAGTCCGATTTAGGTGAGGCAGTGGGcgggatgagagagagataaggttcGGCTGTTGCCATAACAGCCTTTCCCGCGCCTTTAGCCGTACCGTCTCGTTTTTTTCTGGCTTGAAGCTCGTGCCACCAATCGGGGTACCCATGCAACTGGAAGCAGTTTTCACGTGTATGATTTGTATTGCCACAATGAAAGCATTTGAGACCATCAGATGAGGTACTGGCTTTAGAGGAAGATTTCCCAGTATGCTGAGAAGCTGATCCAGACAGTCCAAGCTTTAGGCCTTTCGAAGCAAGCATCGCCCCTGGAGGTGGTTCATGGTCACCAGCGTTCATCACCACCTGGCGAAGAGCCTCCCAGCGAACATGGGCATACGCTTGCTCCACGGTGGGAAACGGGTGCATTGCAACACGTCGCTGCGAATATTGTCCAACCtgtcatcaagaccatccaagAATACATAGACCCGATCTTCTTGGAGAAGATTATTATAACGTTCAATATCGGCAGGGCACTCCATCGGATTGGGACGTCGAAAATCAATCTCATGCCAGAGGCCTTGCAAATCGGTGTAGTATTTTTCCAGGGAGCCTCCGCTTAGCGGAGATGTGCGATGCGCTGTTGGAGATCCTAAACTTGAGAGGTATCGCCACCATCAAAATAGGTGGTAGCAACTGAATCCCAAACCACAAAAATGGCCGAAGCTCTGTCCAAAACTCAGGAGGCTATGAGTTACCGGACTTCGTCGGGGTTTCGGTGTCTCCCATACGTGAAGGTGGCGGCGGAAGGAGGCTATGAACAAGGGTTAGACATAAGCCAAGAGCCAGAAAtcaacttggctctgataccatgtcagattttctattattgtatttctttcatactttctttacagagatattgtacaaatatatagggagattagcaaccctattcctggctatacatagatattgtacaatcacgaatataatctttctgattttctcttaattgacaactcattgattgatttgacaactcatGCCAACAAAAATCGTCTGCAACAATCTGTTCCATAAGATTTTGGTTTTGTCACTAGTGGTTGACGATACAATTTATCTTGTGAGCATGGAATGGAGGCATCCCAAGGTATTCCATAGTGGTAATGGCTGGTGTAACGGCTAGCTGTTCAACTTACGCCACGTGTTATGGCTCCCATAACAGTGGATTtctgaaaattttagaaaaattaaaaaaagaaaagaaaaagaggattctaaatatgtattcttttatatattttaacacTTTTATGATGGTTTAGCAGGCCATTTTTTGGTAAGAATGATGTATTGGTGATGTGTGACGAATGCATGAAATCAAATAATGTGTGAGATCAATCGGCAAAATTAAAGTGATTAATAAAAATCACAAATCCTGCtaacatcatcacaaatatcaagatTTTAAGAGGAAATCATGCCTAGTTTAAGCCTAAGTTGTCAAACATCGTCCTACAtggagctgtacatgaaccgagttagctcgattaactttctcgactcgattcgaaaaagctagattcgacttggttcgaaatcgagttcgagccgagtcaagctgatttttggagctcaaaacaattttgagccaagttcgagcttgtccaagctccaatcaaacctcaactcgaatcaaactcgggtcgaaccagttcggtgactcagttattttgatattgacgtagctcaacaagtgtttgatgaaatgactcaacgaagtgttgtttcgggtgcatacattcttcgCTAGatcggctggtggcgaggaaggtatggatacgaaacaaatcactattaaaaaaacattacatgataaaactaccactgtatattgattttgatgctgcctgctgagtgtttgatgaaatacctgtaaaccgctgctgttgttttgcatactgtgagaaattgaaggtgcactccatgtgtttgagaaaatgtcgcacaggctCGAATTTGGCTctaactggcccgagctgctgaccgaaccgaactGAGCTgactagtcaggctcgaggaccgagtcgagccgagttcgagctggggtcagctagtggccgagccgagtcgatctgtgccaagcttgactcagttcgactcgtgtacaactctagtccTACATGATCATTAAACATGGAAAACTAGGATTTAATGGATGTAGAGACATCCAAATAACATAGGGTTAGGTCTATTGTAAAGGGGAAGatctaatactacctagggttgaCTAGATTTAGGTGTGGGTGAAGCTAAGGTTAGGGAAGTTTGGGAAAAAAAGGGTGAAATTAGGGCTAAATTGGGGAATTGGATGAAGGGATTAAAGGATTTAAGTATTATGAAATgggaattaaggttttggataTAGGAATATTATTGATTTTAggttaattgaatgatttggagatttagggtttggaaatttggggttttagggttagggttaggattttggaCAAGGGATAATGGGGTTTTGAATCAAGGATCAAAGATGCAAGGGGGAAGAAAAGGTGGTTTGTACAGACCAACTGTGGGGCTCGCACatgtggccgtacggtcacacgAGTGGGGCATGGACGGGTAGGGTTTGGCCTGTGGTAAAAAGGTTTGATGGGAAAGGGTTATGAGGAAGAAGGGGAGATGTTTGGAAGAGTTTTGAATGGCTTGGGGTGAAGAGAAGATGAGATTTCTACAAAATACCTCGAAGGAAAAAGACGAATCAATGGCTGATAATT from Magnolia sinica isolate HGM2019 chromosome 17, MsV1, whole genome shotgun sequence encodes the following:
- the LOC131230751 gene encoding uncharacterized protein LOC131230751, whose amino-acid sequence is MLASKGLKLGLSGSASQHTGKSSSKASTSSDGLKCFHCGNTNHTRENCFQLHGYPDWWHELQARKKRDGTAKGAGKAVMATAEPYLSLIPPTASPKSDFSPADPDILTKEIIGRGTKRGDYTTWKISI